From the genome of Candidatus Zixiibacteriota bacterium:
CTATGATTCGCCCCGCAGGCGATCCAGAGCAATACCTCGAAAGGGCGCTTGCCTCCAAACGACGCCGGGAACTACGCCGCCAGTCTAACCGCTTGAGCGAACAAGGCGACTTGACATGTGTTGAGCTGACGCCCGGCGACCATCTCACGCCCTGGCTCGATGACTTCCTTGCCCTGGAACAGGCCGGTTGGAAAGGGCGCGACGGCACTGCCATCGCCAGCCGCGACACCGAGCGTCACTATTTCGAACGGGTAGCCGGCGCCGCCTTTGAACGCGGCCAGTTGATGATGCTGGCTCTGAAGCTCGATGGCCGGCCGATCGCCATGAAGTGCAATTTTCTCGACCGCGATGGAGGCTATGCCGCCAAGATCGCCTACGACGAATCCTTCGCGTCCTATTCTCCTGGTGTCCAACTGGAGCTACATCATCTTCGCTTGTTGCATACTCGGCCACATATCCGCTGGATGGATTCTTGTGCGGTTCCCAATCACTTCATGAAGGAACGGCTCTGGACCGAACGTCGTCCCATGCGAACCGTTCTGATCAGCACCGGGGGTTTACTCGGCAATACCATCGTGTCCGCGCTGCCGCTCGCTGAAGGTGCTTGGCGCCGATTGAAGCGGGCACAAGCTGCATCCGATTAGCGGCGACCCACAGCGGTGGGCGGCCTCGTGCCGGTACTATCATTATTGGTTATTAGGTTGTTGGTATGCGTATGCCTTCGGCTATCGTGTTCCGGCGTCGCCCGGCCCTGGTCTGTTGCCGAGTCTGATTGAACCCCGCACTATACTTCTTCGGAGAAGATCGGTCGCATGTAAAGCAAAAGTCAGGCTCGTTAAGAGCCTGACTTTGCGTTTGTCTCCGAGGGACAATGAAGGAACGTTACGGGCTATCGTTTAATCGTTATCCCCGCCCCCATCATCATCTTCATGTTCTTCGGCGCTGTCGCTCTCACCGGCGCACTGCCCCGGCCCGATCTCTCCCTGGTTGTATTTGCCGAGTTGACACTGCCAACCTAGAACCAGCTGACGTTCATCCTCGCCAAGGATTGACCAGTCGAGATAGTCATGATCGGCCAGGAAGGCGTCAGCGTCAGCTACGACCTCAGTCACGGCCGAAGGATCGGCTCCGCTCGCAAAATTCAACTTAGCCGCCAGCAACTGAGCATACAGCATGGCGATACCGTTGCACTTTCCATAGTACGTGAGGCTGAGAATGTCGAAGGCGATTTGAGAGTCGCTCACCACGACGCTTTTGGCACCCCCGTCGCTTCCCAGCGTGATCGGCAGGAGCGGCGTCACTGAATCCGGCTGGCACCCGAATCCGGTGCGGTTTTTCCAGTAGCAGACTGTGTGTGTACAGCCGCTGTCCGGGATTATGATCGGTGGCGGTTGCGGCAGATAGACGCCGGCATCCAGCGTGTTGTCCGACTCGGACGCCACCAGATCAGTGCAGGCAGTGAAACCGGTCAACGGGTCGACATCGCTGTCCAGAGAATCATTCACGGCGGCATCCTGTGGGCTGTACTTCCAGCTATCCGGCAGCACAAACTGAACTTTGTATGACCCGAGCAGGAGCTGATCGAAGAAATAGAACCCGAAACTGTCGGTCGTGTCGCTGCGGGCTGGCACATCAGCACAGGTGAACAGATTTACCACCACGCCGGAGACTCCAGGCTCTCCGGCTTCCTGAACTCCGTTCGAATCGAGATCGTTGAAGACGAGATCACCAAGTGAAGCTTTCGGTGGCGGACCGGTAAAGACGCCGGCGTCCAGAGTGAGATTGGTTTCACCGTCTGCAAAAGTCACGCAGACAGTGAAACCGTTCCCTGGAAGCGGGTCGCTGTCCAGCGAATCGTTGCTACCCTGGTCATTGGCCGTAAATGAGTAGTTGGCCGGTTTCATGAACAGGAGCTTGTATTGGCCTGCGGGAATATCGGTGAACGAATAATTGCCAAGGGTGTCGGTAGTATCGATCTTGACTGGCATGTTCTGGCAGTTCAGCAACGCCACCGGCAATCCCCTCATGCCGGGTTCGCCCGCGTCCTGAATCCCGTTCTGGTTGAGATCGTTCCAGATACGGTCGCCGATGGATGTCACCAGCAGCCCCGAGGCATCGTTATCGTTCGAAAGGCCCGAGGACGCCGTCGGATTAGGTTGGCGCTGACAACCGATCACGGTAACAAGCGCAACCACGACCGCAATCAACCCAAGAAAACTTCGATTCATGGCTTTCACCTCCGGGTAAGGAGTGTTCTATACCGGATGAGCTGCCCGTTTCCACTCATCAGTCAATTCATGTGAATAGGCACCTTAACGATCATGGGGCATCAAACTCAGTGCCTTCAGTATTATCGGTCTGCTGTTGGTTCAAATTGAAACGAAAGTGCAGGGCTCGTGAAGATCAGCTTAGCGATATGTACCTGTTTGCAGTACAAGATGTTAGCAAAGCGCGACACCGAAGAAAAAGGGCGAATGACGCCAACTCTACTGTGGGTCAACAACCGGCATCCGCGTTCGTGCTGTTCAATTTCTGAACAGGGCCGCGCGGACGGAGAGCTGGTCATTGGAAGGTTGCAGGGAAGCGAGGGTTGCTTCTTGTCCTGGCCTCTTTTGAGTGATATTCTGACTCCACATTACAAAGGAGGATCTGATGGAAGTGCAGAATCTCGCGAATCACCGCCGTATCATCCCGATGTTTCACGCGGTACTGTTTTTGACCCTCGTGCTCAGCTTTATTGGTTCGATCGTGAATCTCGTGAAATCGTGGGACGATCATCAGCGGCTCTACAGTGCCGCGTTGTTGGTAGTTGTGTTCGTCTGCCTGCTGCTCATATTCTACTTCATGCGGGCGTTTCCGCTGCGGGCGCAGGACCGCGCGATCCGTGCCGAGGAGAATCTTCGTTATTATGTCATGACCGGCAAGCTGTTGGACCCTCGACTCACTATTCGGCAGATCATCGGGTTGCGGTTTGCCGGAGATGACGAGTTTGCCGCCCTGGCCAAACGTGCCGCCGATGAAAACCTCTCCGAGGATGACATCAAGAAAGCCGTAAAGAACTGGCGCGGGGATTATCATAGGGTGTGAGTTCCAAAAGTAGGTCGCTTTCCTAATCCGCTTCGGCGAGAAACCCGACACCGACATTGTCATAATCCGTTGTGACAGGTCCTGATGCCTGTCGATAGACAGACGGTGTGACCTGACACTGTACTTTGTCATTCCGGCCGTCGAGAGCCGGAATCCAGCCGTAGCCACTGTCATCATGAGGAGTCTGCCGGAGGCAGACGACGTGATGATCTTGCGTGGCCACAATGGAATGACACGCTGAGCGGAGTCGAAGAGCGGAATCAGAACTGAAAGCACGGCTTCACTGGCGGAGGCGGGTCCTCTCCCAATTGCCAAAGCCACTCCACATAATGCTCAACATCCGTAACGTCAACATCACCGTCACAATCGCAATCACCAAGCAAAGGCGAAGGGAATATTTGATAATTGTACCACAGATAATCTACTAAGGCAACAAGATCACTGATGTCAAGTAGCGCGTCATTGTTCGCGTCACCGTGTGCGATGGAAAGCACAGCCCGAAAGGCATCGACTCGGCCATAGCCTCTTTCAGCGGAGGGAACTACTGAGTCTAGGGCAACAGCCGAGCCCGTTAACACTTGCCTAACCTGCTCGAAGCTCAAAGAAGTGTCGCGGGAGAGTACGAGGGATGCCACGCCAGCCGCGAGGGCGCACGACGCAGATGTACCACCAAATCTGCAGGCGTAACCAATGTCGTTACTCCCCGGCGGGCAATTTGTCATATACGCAGGGTTGAATCCTGGTAGACCGTGTTGATCGATAGACCAAACATCTCCGAGAAAGTCAGCCAAGCCACTTGGCGCCACAAGGTCAAGGGTAGAATCGTAATTGCTATAATACCAACGCACATCGTTAGAGTCGGTTGCACCAACAGCAATACACGAACTGAGCCGAGCTGGAAATGCGACCGAGTCGGAAGGTCCCTTATACGTATTGCCGGATGAACATATCGAAACACATCCGTGATTAGCGGCATCAATGAACGCATCAGATAATTCATCGAAATCATAAGTGTGCCACGCGCAACAGAGCACATTTGCCCCGCGCATCCAGGCCGTATCTACCGCTCTGACAAAGAGACTCTCGGGGGTCAGCCATAACCCACCTGTATCGGCAAATATTTTCACGGCCATGAGCAGCGCACTTGAGTTGACAGAAATAACTCCGCTCGCAGGATCCATTCCTGCGATGCTGTCAAATGTGTGGGATGCTGCCATGACGCCAGCGCACATCATCCCGTGCCCCCTTGGATTGCTGGGATGTTCTCCTGGGTCAGGGTCCGTGTCATTTTGCGCAAAATCAAATACAGGAATAAT
Proteins encoded in this window:
- a CDS encoding GNAT family N-acetyltransferase → MNAWQELAANAVEPNIFYEPWSLLPAWQEFPNHRVRVAFVFGHDRRLIAVFPLISGRGYRQIPVTTLSLWRHLHCPLCTPLVLAGREYEALTAFFGWMRSNPFGASLFLFDHITADGPFSGQLDRALVTARRRSYEHERWERAMIRPAGDPEQYLERALASKRRRELRRQSNRLSEQGDLTCVELTPGDHLTPWLDDFLALEQAGWKGRDGTAIASRDTERHYFERVAGAAFERGQLMMLALKLDGRPIAMKCNFLDRDGGYAAKIAYDESFASYSPGVQLELHHLRLLHTRPHIRWMDSCAVPNHFMKERLWTERRPMRTVLISTGGLLGNTIVSALPLAEGAWRRLKRAQAASD
- a CDS encoding SdrD B-like domain-containing protein, with product MNRSFLGLIAVVVALVTVIGCQRQPNPTASSGLSNDNDASGLLVTSIGDRIWNDLNQNGIQDAGEPGMRGLPVALLNCQNMPVKIDTTDTLGNYSFTDIPAGQYKLLFMKPANYSFTANDQGSNDSLDSDPLPGNGFTVCVTFADGETNLTLDAGVFTGPPPKASLGDLVFNDLDSNGVQEAGEPGVSGVVVNLFTCADVPARSDTTDSFGFYFFDQLLLGSYKVQFVLPDSWKYSPQDAAVNDSLDSDVDPLTGFTACTDLVASESDNTLDAGVYLPQPPPIIIPDSGCTHTVCYWKNRTGFGCQPDSVTPLLPITLGSDGGAKSVVVSDSQIAFDILSLTYYGKCNGIAMLYAQLLAAKLNFASGADPSAVTEVVADADAFLADHDYLDWSILGEDERQLVLGWQCQLGKYNQGEIGPGQCAGESDSAEEHEDDDGGGDND
- a CDS encoding DUF6526 family protein, with translation MEVQNLANHRRIIPMFHAVLFLTLVLSFIGSIVNLVKSWDDHQRLYSAALLVVVFVCLLLIFYFMRAFPLRAQDRAIRAEENLRYYVMTGKLLDPRLTIRQIIGLRFAGDDEFAALAKRAADENLSEDDIKKAVKNWRGDYHRV
- a CDS encoding S8 family serine peptidase, producing the protein APRHRSPVAPQKTARLARRYSSPAKISKFKSNVNTIMKHYTRYSHPNFWVRAHLDSYHLYDYYNSWQWHVKKITGIFNQVSVWDFAGLSRPVKIALIDDSLEDHEDLPAGRIIPVFDFAQNDTDPDPGEHPSNPRGHGMMCAGVMAASHTFDSIAGMDPASGVISVNSSALLMAVKIFADTGGLWLTPESLFVRAVDTAWMRGANVLCCAWHTYDFDELSDAFIDAANHGCVSICSSGNTYKGPSDSVAFPARLSSCIAVGATDSNDVRWYYSNYDSTLDLVAPSGLADFLGDVWSIDQHGLPGFNPAYMTNCPPGSNDIGYACRFGGTSASCALAAGVASLVLSRDTSLSFEQVRQVLTGSAVALDSVVPSAERGYGRVDAFRAVLSIAHGDANNDALLDISDLVALVDYLWYNYQIFPSPLLGDCDCDGDVDVTDVEHYVEWLWQLGEDPPPPVKPCFQF